One segment of Paenibacillus rhizovicinus DNA contains the following:
- a CDS encoding glycosyltransferase family 2 protein: MVDLGIVMPVYKQKPAFLEAALDSVLKQTYQNFKLIVVIDGAPEMEPLVRKFLNGDRRAAILSHGVNQGVAAALNTGFRPLLDTSGIDYLTWVSSDNVYYPRFLETLRHALKKGPEELGLAYSSFQGINDEGVQLYDEQTLAAQRQYQSQPTEKLLDSSLIGVSFMYKSRYARLIDGYELVPVEDYDYWLRLTEHCEIKYIPVELIEYRVNSALSVSAMLQTVAQHRKWRYTYHLARHRARTRRGIAPAITILYPLKEANAQAIERIENLYEQTFSNYICYVLDLSPDMRVTAELSSISHPLTDFKWFPNTSRPMALLHAVQMIQTPYSLILGQNQFTDAMNLSIMYDEMQKAAPEVMSNYYTPDRTQLGYRHASMAAHDNAAIYDELFRRDYLVDYVKNHYMQMSDLV, from the coding sequence ATGGTCGATTTAGGGATCGTAATGCCCGTGTATAAGCAAAAGCCGGCCTTCCTCGAGGCGGCGCTGGATTCTGTGCTGAAGCAAACGTACCAGAACTTCAAATTGATCGTCGTCATTGACGGCGCACCGGAAATGGAGCCGCTCGTCAGGAAGTTTCTGAACGGCGACCGCCGGGCGGCAATCCTGTCGCATGGCGTGAATCAAGGCGTCGCGGCCGCGCTCAATACGGGCTTCCGACCATTGCTGGATACCTCCGGCATCGACTACTTGACTTGGGTCTCCAGCGACAACGTCTACTATCCGAGGTTTCTCGAGACGCTTCGCCATGCGCTTAAGAAAGGGCCGGAAGAGCTGGGCCTCGCATACAGCTCGTTCCAAGGCATTAACGACGAAGGCGTGCAGCTCTATGACGAGCAGACGCTGGCCGCGCAGCGGCAATACCAATCGCAGCCTACGGAGAAGCTGCTGGACTCTTCTCTGATCGGCGTTTCTTTTATGTACAAATCCCGCTATGCCAGGCTGATCGACGGCTACGAGCTCGTGCCTGTAGAAGATTACGACTATTGGCTCCGTCTCACCGAGCATTGCGAAATCAAATATATTCCCGTGGAGCTCATCGAGTACCGCGTGAACTCCGCGCTCAGCGTATCGGCAATGCTGCAGACGGTTGCCCAGCACCGCAAATGGCGGTATACGTATCACCTGGCTAGACACCGGGCACGGACGCGCAGAGGGATCGCGCCGGCCATAACGATCTTATATCCATTGAAGGAAGCGAACGCGCAGGCCATCGAGCGCATCGAGAACCTTTACGAACAGACCTTCAGTAACTATATATGCTATGTATTGGATTTATCTCCGGATATGCGGGTTACGGCCGAATTATCGAGCATTTCGCATCCGCTGACGGACTTCAAATGGTTTCCGAACACGAGCAGGCCCATGGCGCTGCTGCACGCCGTGCAGATGATTCAGACGCCGTACAGCTTGATTCTCGGTCAGAACCAATTTACGGATGCGATGAATTTGTCGATCATGTACGATGAAATGCAGAAAGCGGCGCCCGAAGTCATGTCCAATTACTACACCCCGGACCGTACGCAGCTCGGCTATCGCCATGCGAGCATGGCGGCCCACGACAACGCTGCCATCTACGACGAGTTGTTCCGCAGGGATTATCTCGTCGATTACGTGAAAAATCATTACATGCAAATGAGTGATCTCGTATGA
- the queG gene encoding tRNA epoxyqueuosine(34) reductase QueG, protein MDWQQLKDDMKAAAEELGIDKIGVASAEPFTELKERLERHRALGYESGFEEPDLRKRTEPELLFEDPQSIIAIAIAYPSKLQDPPKSVPGARRGILSRSAWGEDYHTVLRNRLKRLENWLQERVPEGRFLSMVDTGALSDRAVAQRAGIGWSGSNCAIITPEWGSWVYLGEMITNLPLPPDKPVTESCGECTVCIDACPTDALVAPGQLDSQRCISFVTQTKGLVSDEMMRKIGNRLYGCDTCQIVCPENKGKHASHHPELVPDNELVKPLLVPLLTMGNREFKERYGSNASAWRGRKPIQRNAVIALGNFKDAASVPALEGVLRDDPRFELRATAAWSLGRIGGEASAAVLSEARGREKDAAVVEAIDSALAGLAART, encoded by the coding sequence ATGGATTGGCAGCAGTTGAAAGACGACATGAAGGCTGCCGCGGAAGAACTCGGCATCGACAAGATCGGCGTCGCTTCCGCGGAGCCGTTCACGGAATTGAAGGAGCGGCTGGAACGACACCGGGCGCTAGGGTACGAATCCGGGTTCGAAGAACCCGATCTTCGCAAACGAACGGAGCCGGAGCTCCTGTTCGAGGATCCGCAGTCCATTATTGCGATCGCGATTGCGTATCCGTCCAAGCTCCAAGATCCGCCGAAATCCGTTCCCGGAGCCAGAAGGGGTATCTTGTCCCGTTCCGCTTGGGGCGAGGATTACCATACGGTGCTGCGGAACAGGCTGAAACGGCTTGAGAATTGGCTGCAGGAACGCGTGCCGGAAGGACGTTTCCTCAGCATGGTGGATACGGGGGCGCTGTCGGACCGCGCCGTCGCGCAGCGTGCCGGCATCGGCTGGTCCGGCAGCAACTGTGCCATCATTACGCCGGAATGGGGATCCTGGGTCTACCTCGGCGAGATGATTACGAACTTGCCGCTGCCGCCCGACAAGCCGGTAACCGAAAGCTGCGGCGAATGCACCGTCTGCATCGATGCTTGTCCTACGGATGCGCTCGTCGCGCCGGGGCAGCTCGATTCGCAGCGGTGCATTTCGTTCGTCACGCAGACCAAGGGACTTGTGTCGGACGAAATGATGCGCAAGATCGGCAACCGCTTGTACGGCTGCGATACTTGTCAGATCGTCTGTCCGGAGAACAAAGGCAAGCATGCGTCGCATCATCCGGAACTCGTGCCGGACAATGAGCTGGTAAAGCCGCTGCTGGTGCCCCTCTTGACGATGGGCAACCGCGAGTTCAAGGAGCGGTACGGCTCCAATGCTTCCGCTTGGCGGGGACGCAAGCCGATTCAGCGCAATGCCGTTATCGCGCTCGGCAATTTCAAGGATGCGGCTTCCGTTCCCGCGCTGGAAGGCGTGCTGCGGGATGATCCGCGTTTCGAGCTGCGTGCGACCGCTGCCTGGTCGCTGGGGCGGATCGGCGGAGAAGCGTCCGCAGCCGTGCTCTCCGAAGCCCGGGGGCGCGAGAAAGACGCTGCCGTGGTCGAGGCGATCGACAGCGCGCTGGCGGGGCTGGCTGCGCGGACGTAA
- a CDS encoding undecaprenyl-phosphate glucose phosphotransferase, which produces MIRQNQRFLTQIYVLADLLCTLMMFFAAYWLKFISGFLPFYRTLPFQDYLLWGTVYSFASILIGFYVRFYAPRRRKSSSYDILKVFQVQGISFLGLLSLLFISKEVHISREFLAIFIIANVTGMIAYRYVLKSLLSRLRRKGFNKRYVLILGAGSVGRSFHDNLQQHPELGYEAIGFLDDFQVVHADEHLQYKPILGLIDNLSHVLETMVVDEVIIALPLKAYKKYAYIIDQCEKAGVKTLIIPDFFDLLPARPFFDNFAGLPLINIRDIPLDELSNRLLKRTFDIVFSLICIVITSPIMLLIYLGIKLTSPGPVLFKQERMGLDRRNFHMYKFRSMHISAPHVGDTQWTVENDPRRTRFGSFLRKTSLDELPQFFNVLAGHMSVVGPRPERPFFVEQFKEEIPKYMVKHHIRPGITGWAQTNGLRGDTSIEERIVHDLFYIENWTFLFDLRIIMRTVTKGLLNKNAY; this is translated from the coding sequence ATGATCCGACAAAATCAACGTTTCTTGACGCAAATCTATGTACTGGCGGATCTGCTTTGTACCCTGATGATGTTTTTTGCGGCTTATTGGCTGAAATTCATAAGTGGTTTCCTGCCATTTTATCGTACGTTGCCGTTCCAGGATTATTTGCTTTGGGGAACGGTATATTCGTTTGCTTCAATCTTGATCGGATTCTACGTTCGGTTCTATGCGCCAAGACGCAGAAAGAGTTCTTCCTATGATATTCTGAAAGTTTTTCAAGTACAAGGAATTAGCTTTCTGGGCTTGCTAAGCTTGCTGTTTATTTCCAAGGAAGTACATATTTCGCGCGAATTTTTGGCGATTTTCATTATTGCTAATGTGACAGGCATGATCGCTTATCGATATGTGCTGAAATCTTTATTGTCCCGTTTGAGGAGAAAAGGGTTTAACAAGCGTTATGTGCTTATCCTGGGAGCTGGGTCGGTGGGGAGAAGCTTCCACGACAATTTGCAGCAACATCCCGAATTAGGGTATGAGGCCATTGGTTTTCTGGATGATTTTCAGGTCGTTCACGCGGATGAGCATTTGCAGTATAAGCCCATTCTGGGGCTGATCGATAATTTGAGCCACGTTCTCGAAACGATGGTAGTCGATGAGGTCATCATCGCGCTCCCGCTGAAAGCATACAAGAAATACGCGTATATCATCGACCAATGCGAGAAAGCGGGCGTGAAGACGCTTATCATCCCGGATTTCTTCGATTTATTGCCGGCTCGCCCGTTCTTCGATAATTTCGCCGGGCTGCCGCTTATTAATATTAGGGATATTCCGCTGGATGAATTGAGCAATCGGTTATTGAAACGGACGTTTGATATTGTTTTCTCGTTGATATGCATAGTCATTACTTCACCGATCATGCTGCTTATTTATCTGGGCATCAAATTAACTTCTCCAGGTCCGGTGCTCTTCAAACAAGAGCGAATGGGACTTGATCGGCGTAATTTTCATATGTACAAATTCCGTTCGATGCACATTTCCGCACCTCATGTTGGCGATACGCAATGGACGGTTGAGAATGACCCGAGAAGAACGCGGTTCGGGTCATTCCTCAGGAAGACAAGCCTTGACGAACTGCCGCAATTCTTTAATGTGCTCGCAGGTCATATGAGCGTCGTCGGCCCGCGGCCGGAACGGCCTTTCTTCGTGGAGCAGTTCAAAGAAGAGATTCCGAAATACATGGTCAAGCATCATATCCGTCCGGGAATTACGGGCTGGGCGCAGACAAACGGTCTTCGCGGCGACACATCAATAGAAGAGCGGATCGTACATGACCTCTTCTACATCGAGAACTGGACGTTCTTATTCGATCTGCGGATCATTATGCGGACGGTAACGAAAGGTTTGTTGAATAAAAATGCCTACTAA
- a CDS encoding glycosyltransferase family 2 protein, with the protein MPTNPDYRVSVIIPTYNAGPEFERLLRRLQSQSQPPYEIIVIDSASTDGTAETARRVGVRVIPIAKANFDHGGTRNAAAKQSKGDTLLFMTQDAYPDDDYLIERLIEALYAEEDTACAYARQIAREDADGLERMARENNYPPVSIRKQRSDLPRLGIKTFFCSNVCAAYKKTIFDELGQFDAPVLFNEDLFFAARCVLNRYAVRYVAEARVIHSHHYTVMQQFRRYFDNGVSMRDNEWVYPYASVGKAGSSLVRQQLQFLIRSRRWLWIPKLVADAGAKLLGFQLGKRYRKLPPKLCVRFSMHRGIWAKLNAAGREQQSVTGMMK; encoded by the coding sequence ATGCCTACTAACCCGGATTATCGCGTTTCCGTTATTATTCCGACCTATAATGCCGGCCCCGAATTCGAGCGGCTTCTTAGACGGCTTCAAAGCCAATCTCAGCCTCCTTATGAAATCATCGTAATTGATTCCGCCTCGACGGACGGTACGGCCGAGACGGCCCGCAGGGTAGGCGTACGCGTCATTCCGATCGCTAAGGCGAACTTCGATCATGGCGGGACGCGGAATGCCGCGGCTAAGCAGTCGAAGGGCGACACGCTCCTCTTCATGACGCAGGATGCGTACCCGGACGATGATTATCTGATCGAGCGTCTGATTGAAGCTTTGTACGCGGAAGAAGATACGGCCTGCGCCTATGCGCGGCAAATCGCCAGGGAGGACGCGGATGGCTTGGAACGGATGGCGAGGGAGAACAACTATCCGCCGGTCTCGATTCGCAAGCAAAGGTCCGATCTTCCTCGGCTGGGCATTAAGACGTTTTTTTGTTCCAACGTGTGCGCTGCCTATAAGAAAACGATTTTCGATGAACTTGGTCAATTCGATGCGCCTGTACTGTTTAACGAGGATCTGTTCTTCGCCGCGCGTTGCGTGTTGAACAGGTATGCCGTTCGGTATGTTGCCGAGGCACGCGTCATCCATTCACATCATTATACGGTCATGCAGCAATTCAGACGTTATTTCGATAATGGGGTCTCCATGCGGGATAACGAATGGGTGTACCCGTATGCTTCCGTCGGGAAGGCCGGCTCGAGCCTCGTTCGCCAGCAGCTGCAGTTCTTGATTCGCAGCAGGCGGTGGCTATGGATTCCGAAGCTCGTGGCAGATGCCGGGGCGAAGCTGCTCGGCTTCCAACTCGGGAAGCGCTACAGGAAGCTACCGCCTAAGTTGTGCGTACGGTTCAGTATGCATCGGGGCATCTGGGCGAAGCTGAACGCGGCGGGGCGGGAGCAGCAATCGGTAACTGGAATGATGAAGTAG
- the lepB gene encoding signal peptidase I, giving the protein MNTGPGSNSEAPREVEQAALGPRKGRTAPVRTKEERSLSKKPEEGRRRAQARTMPPWLLEVRDWGRTLVIAVLVVLGMHYFVFSLSTVKGQSMQPTLYEKEWLIVNKISYRLGSPQLGDVVILHDPAETAGHKEYLVKRIVGSPGDRIEIRQGELYRNGKLVLEPYTDALIEDADFGPVTVAGDHYFVMGDNRHAKASRDSREFQAVPRSEILGRADIIMWPITRWAHL; this is encoded by the coding sequence ATGAATACGGGTCCGGGTTCGAATAGCGAAGCACCGCGGGAAGTCGAACAGGCGGCCTTGGGACCGCGCAAGGGCAGAACGGCACCCGTAAGAACGAAGGAAGAACGTTCCTTGTCCAAGAAACCGGAAGAGGGCCGAAGAAGGGCGCAAGCCAGAACGATGCCGCCATGGCTGTTGGAAGTGAGGGACTGGGGACGCACGCTTGTGATCGCCGTTCTCGTCGTGCTGGGCATGCACTATTTCGTATTCAGCCTTTCGACCGTGAAAGGCCAGTCGATGCAGCCGACGCTGTACGAGAAAGAATGGCTGATCGTGAACAAGATCAGCTATCGGCTCGGTTCGCCCCAACTCGGCGACGTCGTGATTCTGCATGACCCTGCCGAAACGGCGGGCCATAAGGAATACCTCGTGAAACGGATTGTCGGCAGCCCCGGCGACCGGATTGAAATCCGCCAGGGAGAGCTGTACCGCAACGGCAAGCTCGTTCTGGAGCCGTATACGGACGCGCTGATCGAGGATGCCGACTTCGGGCCGGTCACCGTAGCCGGGGATCATTATTTCGTCATGGGCGACAACCGGCATGCAAAGGCAAGCCGCGACAGCCGTGAGTTTCAAGCCGTGCCGCGAAGCGAGATCCTCGGCCGGGCGGATATTATTATGTGGCCGATCACGCGGTGGGCGCATTTGTAA
- a CDS encoding alpha/beta hydrolase has translation MSTTITPMHPAGSFAPGLLPPFTPAPSPAQKAAPSHRRRHAALAVMSAFVALLLFLALAFHGYAAWVIAHPYVPALTTNPFDAKGLAYSDVAFPSKSGRTTVHGWYIPSNSGAGAVTIAAAAATVGNAPSANGGTPSDTGTSSTAKAAAAPAHSDRTVVFSHGYGANREESWVPMYDLAELLHGLHYNVFMFDYGYASSGKRTPATGGKEESQQLLAAVQYARSQGAGEVVVWGFSMGAGTALQAALQTDASDRIDAMLLDSLFLPSSDSMYNNLRQYMKDIPRYPSVPLIKWMLPFFTGVQLDRLPVKQVMQTAYPMPVFIMHGTGDAIASVSTAEQIAADQHDSLSRSWVVQGGQHELLFRAHPKEYIQRAALFLSQVDAAYKSA, from the coding sequence ATGAGCACGACGATCACGCCTATGCATCCGGCCGGAAGCTTCGCACCCGGACTTCTCCCTCCCTTCACGCCCGCGCCTTCTCCGGCACAGAAGGCTGCGCCCAGCCATCGCCGCAGGCATGCCGCTCTTGCGGTCATGTCCGCATTCGTTGCGCTGCTGCTGTTCCTGGCGCTCGCCTTCCATGGCTATGCCGCCTGGGTCATCGCCCACCCTTACGTGCCGGCGCTGACCACGAATCCGTTCGATGCCAAAGGACTGGCGTACAGCGATGTCGCCTTCCCGAGCAAGAGCGGCCGGACGACCGTCCATGGCTGGTATATTCCGTCCAATAGCGGAGCCGGAGCCGTCACAATCGCAGCTGCTGCGGCCACTGTAGGAAACGCCCCTTCCGCTAACGGCGGAACCCCTTCTGATACCGGCACGTCGTCGACGGCAAAAGCCGCCGCTGCCCCGGCGCATTCCGACCGGACCGTCGTCTTCAGTCACGGCTACGGAGCGAACCGCGAGGAATCCTGGGTTCCCATGTACGATTTAGCCGAGCTGCTGCATGGCCTGCACTATAACGTCTTCATGTTCGATTACGGTTATGCCTCTTCCGGCAAACGGACGCCCGCTACGGGCGGGAAGGAAGAGTCCCAGCAGCTGCTCGCCGCCGTCCAATACGCGAGGTCGCAAGGCGCCGGCGAAGTCGTCGTCTGGGGGTTCTCCATGGGTGCCGGAACCGCGCTGCAAGCGGCGCTGCAGACGGACGCTTCCGACCGGATCGATGCCATGCTGCTCGACAGCTTGTTTCTGCCGAGCTCCGACTCCATGTACAACAACCTTCGCCAATATATGAAAGACATTCCGCGTTATCCGTCGGTTCCGCTCATTAAATGGATGCTGCCGTTCTTTACCGGCGTCCAACTGGACCGTCTGCCGGTTAAACAGGTCATGCAGACTGCTTATCCAATGCCGGTCTTCATCATGCACGGCACGGGCGATGCCATCGCCTCCGTGTCCACGGCGGAGCAGATCGCAGCCGACCAGCATGATTCGCTGTCGCGAAGCTGGGTCGTGCAAGGCGGCCAGCATGAACTGCTGTTCAGGGCGCACCCGAAAGAATACATCCAGCGCGCGGCCTTGTTCCTCAGCCAAGTGGATGCTGCTTATAAGTCTGCTTAA
- a CDS encoding DUF402 domain-containing protein, which yields MTTYRPCVIKSFKNNGHLHRMWLENWLVPAEQLAPEHAAESMIVFINRQTPIQEADGKQWISRVPAVSFFIPGEWFNVVGLLEDHGVRYYCNVASPLFFQNDVLTYIDYDLDVIVPCGGKAQVVDQEEYEMHKIAYHYSEEVNRKVMEGLKALLHRAQNGEAPFNDHHIMSYYDAWHKQTGEV from the coding sequence ATGACAACTTATAGGCCCTGTGTCATTAAGAGCTTCAAGAATAACGGGCATTTGCACCGGATGTGGCTGGAAAATTGGCTCGTGCCCGCGGAACAGCTGGCCCCGGAGCATGCCGCGGAATCGATGATCGTCTTCATCAACCGTCAGACCCCGATCCAGGAAGCGGACGGCAAGCAGTGGATCAGCCGGGTCCCGGCGGTGTCCTTCTTCATCCCGGGCGAGTGGTTCAACGTCGTCGGACTGCTGGAAGACCATGGCGTCCGGTATTATTGCAATGTGGCCTCGCCGTTGTTTTTCCAGAACGACGTGCTGACGTATATCGACTACGATCTCGATGTCATCGTCCCCTGCGGGGGCAAGGCTCAGGTCGTGGATCAAGAAGAATACGAGATGCACAAAATCGCCTATCACTATTCGGAAGAAGTCAACCGAAAAGTAATGGAGGGGCTTAAAGCGCTGCTCCACCGCGCGCAAAATGGAGAGGCTCCGTTCAATGACCACCATATTATGTCGTATTACGACGCGTGGCACAAACAAACGGGCGAGGTGTAG
- a CDS encoding YneF family protein yields the protein MWTVIISIITLIVGAVGGFFVGVYYLRKQLEKMQNDPEMLKKMAKQMGYNMNNQQLSKAQNMMKNQQQRPGKRK from the coding sequence ATGTGGACGGTCATTATTTCGATCATTACGCTCATCGTTGGTGCCGTCGGCGGTTTCTTCGTTGGCGTCTACTATCTCCGCAAGCAGCTGGAGAAGATGCAGAACGATCCGGAAATGCTGAAGAAGATGGCGAAGCAGATGGGGTATAACATGAACAACCAGCAGCTGTCGAAGGCGCAAAACATGATGAAAAACCAACAGCAGCGCCCGGGCAAACGAAAATAA
- the folE gene encoding GTP cyclohydrolase I FolE: MAGMKDYVNSHVSDNREKIEYHIGQILGLIGEDVNREGLLETPARVTRMYEEIFAGYAVDPRDVLGVTFDEQHEELVIVRDIVYYSQCEHHMAPFFGKAHIGYIPSGKIAGLSKLARLVEAVSRRLQVQERITSQIANIMEEVLQPHGVMVVVEGEHLCMCARGVKKPGSMTVTSAVRGEFRTSAALRSEFLSLLKQ, encoded by the coding sequence ATGGCGGGAATGAAAGACTACGTCAATTCACACGTTTCGGATAATCGGGAGAAAATAGAGTATCACATCGGACAAATTCTCGGACTAATCGGAGAAGACGTCAACCGCGAGGGACTTCTGGAGACGCCCGCGCGCGTCACGCGCATGTACGAGGAAATCTTCGCGGGTTATGCCGTCGATCCGCGCGACGTGCTTGGCGTGACCTTCGACGAGCAGCACGAAGAACTGGTCATCGTCCGGGATATCGTCTACTACAGCCAATGCGAGCATCATATGGCGCCATTCTTCGGGAAAGCGCATATCGGCTATATTCCGAGCGGCAAGATCGCCGGATTAAGCAAGCTGGCACGGCTCGTGGAGGCCGTCTCGCGCCGTCTGCAGGTGCAGGAGCGCATTACGTCGCAAATCGCGAACATCATGGAAGAAGTGCTGCAGCCGCACGGCGTTATGGTCGTCGTGGAAGGCGAGCATCTATGCATGTGCGCGCGCGGCGTGAAGAAACCGGGCAGCATGACGGTAACGTCCGCCGTTCGCGGCGAATTCCGCACGAGCGCGGCGCTCCGTTCGGAGTTTCTGTCGCTGCTCAAACAATAA
- a CDS encoding exo-alpha-sialidase, with protein sequence MMTNFNFQVTPNGNPKFEPSVAVNLLITGIMVAVAVDTTTGVPLIGLYRSLDGGFSWANSLLPLPAGFTGAEAPVVSYGFPNLFTVAAHVFPGPDSGTTVAYFSTDNGATFSAPVIIAPGFGTYINNDETNVVIDTSQSSPFLGNTYISYNHQFNVANGGNSTAFVQALQSNSTVWSQPILLSAESDQVERPDITVDLTGNVFAAWVTVNPSFRFIVRVSLDGGRTFDGAVVVSNVVPVPSPLPVVGYNFRVLTFAAISSDRSVGPFTGTVYAIWQDNRQGYADIFMAKRNPNDGSWSAPVSITGAPAGSQNFFPDIDVDPLTGVVNVIYYSNQINGFDLDVYVARSINGGATFTNTRITNQSFNPNGNSPVPVPLIGDYISITSVPPGGYIGVWLSTQPVGTQNIFAGYSDTIITP encoded by the coding sequence ATGATGACGAATTTCAACTTTCAGGTCACGCCCAACGGCAATCCAAAATTCGAGCCGAGCGTAGCCGTCAACCTGCTCATTACGGGCATCATGGTCGCCGTGGCCGTCGATACGACGACGGGCGTCCCGTTGATCGGACTCTACCGGTCGCTAGATGGCGGATTCAGTTGGGCGAACAGCTTGCTGCCGCTGCCTGCGGGCTTCACCGGCGCGGAAGCGCCCGTCGTTTCTTACGGTTTCCCGAACTTATTCACCGTCGCCGCCCATGTATTCCCCGGACCGGATTCCGGGACGACCGTTGCGTACTTCTCGACTGACAACGGCGCGACGTTCAGCGCACCCGTCATCATTGCGCCCGGATTCGGAACGTATATCAACAACGACGAAACGAACGTGGTCATCGACACGTCCCAATCGAGCCCTTTTCTCGGCAACACGTACATCAGCTATAACCATCAATTCAACGTCGCGAACGGCGGCAACTCGACGGCATTCGTTCAAGCGCTGCAAAGCAACAGCACGGTGTGGAGCCAGCCGATCCTGCTCTCGGCCGAATCCGACCAGGTCGAACGTCCCGACATCACCGTCGACTTGACGGGGAATGTCTTCGCCGCTTGGGTGACGGTCAATCCGAGCTTCAGATTTATCGTGCGCGTTTCCCTCGACGGCGGCCGAACGTTCGACGGCGCGGTGGTCGTCTCCAACGTCGTGCCGGTTCCGTCGCCGCTGCCCGTCGTCGGCTATAACTTCCGCGTGCTCACCTTCGCCGCGATCTCCTCGGATCGCTCGGTCGGACCTTTCACCGGTACCGTATACGCGATCTGGCAGGATAATCGGCAGGGCTACGCCGACATCTTCATGGCCAAACGCAATCCGAACGACGGCTCCTGGTCGGCTCCCGTCAGCATTACGGGCGCGCCGGCCGGCTCGCAGAACTTCTTCCCGGACATCGACGTGGATCCGCTCACGGGCGTAGTCAACGTCATTTATTACAGCAATCAAATAAATGGCTTCGATCTGGACGTGTACGTGGCGAGGTCGATTAACGGCGGGGCAACCTTCACGAACACCCGGATTACGAACCAATCGTTCAATCCCAACGGCAACTCTCCCGTTCCCGTGCCGCTGATCGGCGATTATATTTCGATTACGAGCGTTCCGCCCGGCGGCTACATCGGTGTTTGGCTCAGTACGCAGCCCGTCGGCACGCAAAACATCTTCGCCGGTTACTCCGACACAATCATTACACCTTGA
- a CDS encoding GNAT family N-acetyltransferase, whose protein sequence is MDVRSFQLADYQSVTELLETVLSEECYEQTIEAFARQLSWDSELVLVAAVGNEIAGIMIGTIDNGRGYYYRIAVHPKYQRQGIGKKLIASLRQRFVQRNVSKIMITADEHNEPILSLYESLGYVAADFFRSFQKLSIVAG, encoded by the coding sequence ATGGACGTTCGATCCTTCCAATTAGCCGATTATCAATCTGTTACCGAGCTGCTGGAGACCGTCTTGTCGGAGGAGTGTTACGAGCAGACGATTGAAGCATTTGCCCGTCAACTCTCTTGGGACAGCGAATTAGTGCTTGTCGCTGCTGTAGGTAATGAAATCGCAGGCATTATGATCGGTACGATCGATAATGGCCGCGGATACTACTATCGCATTGCCGTTCATCCGAAGTATCAGCGCCAAGGAATCGGCAAGAAGCTGATTGCCTCGCTTCGCCAGCGTTTCGTCCAACGGAACGTGTCCAAGATCATGATCACGGCGGACGAGCACAACGAACCTATCCTCTCACTTTATGAATCGCTTGGCTACGTCGCGGCGGATTTCTTCCGTTCCTTCCAGAAGCTGAGCATTGTCGCAGGGTAA
- a CDS encoding IclR family transcriptional regulator: MTEDGKSTVRAVERALDLLLCFTARKEWAMTELAEQVGLHKSTVHRMLATLEQRGFVARDAASDRYRLGLRIWELSANMSGADDPAVIGLPEMERLRDMLGETVSLYLRDGNERIRIQAVQSIQAIRRVAPIGARLPLYVGASSKVLIAFEEPAKCEELLQDESWPASFDRLQYREQLEDWRRLGYATSVEEREQGAAAVAAPIFSRTGKLVAALSVSGPANRLTPEKMREQAPAVMEAAHRLGSMLK, translated from the coding sequence ATGACGGAGGATGGCAAATCGACGGTTCGCGCCGTAGAACGCGCGCTGGATTTATTGCTTTGTTTTACCGCCCGGAAGGAATGGGCGATGACGGAGCTGGCCGAGCAGGTTGGCCTGCACAAGAGCACCGTCCACCGCATGCTGGCTACGCTCGAGCAGCGGGGTTTCGTGGCGCGGGACGCCGCGTCGGACCGCTATCGGCTCGGTTTGCGCATTTGGGAGCTGTCGGCTAACATGTCGGGTGCGGACGACCCCGCGGTCATCGGGCTGCCGGAGATGGAACGGCTGCGCGATATGCTTGGCGAGACGGTCAGCCTCTATCTGCGCGACGGCAACGAACGGATACGGATTCAGGCCGTGCAGAGCATTCAGGCGATTCGCCGGGTTGCTCCGATCGGCGCAAGACTGCCGCTTTATGTCGGAGCGTCCAGCAAAGTGCTGATCGCCTTCGAGGAGCCGGCCAAGTGCGAGGAGCTGCTGCAGGACGAGTCATGGCCGGCTTCCTTCGACCGGCTGCAGTATCGCGAGCAGCTCGAGGATTGGCGCCGGCTCGGCTACGCGACCAGCGTGGAGGAGCGCGAGCAGGGGGCTGCGGCCGTCGCGGCGCCGATCTTCTCCCGTACGGGCAAGCTGGTCGCCGCGCTCTCCGTCTCCGGTCCGGCGAACCGGCTGACGCCGGAGAAGATGCGCGAGCAGGCGCCTGCCGTCATGGAAGCGGCGCACCGGCTCGGTTCCATGTTGAAATAA